A genomic region of Leptotrichia hofstadii contains the following coding sequences:
- a CDS encoding AAA family ATPase yields MEFYLLEFRLNGIKNIEKTIEISFYKQDIRNFNRENYNVKGIFGRNGIGKTAVIKGIEILRNIVLDSDYLILKSSLLNEIISKKLKECYLSAEFLVVDKNNKKHIFEHSISLKIENGKIIITKEIINKKKLDRKEILKTLIIENGKINKEKSNYFKNLDEIEKLSMNLLDRKSIIKLVIDDVEKNIEKYETNELKSEKFGVIYLYVMYSKINVFTHLEDSHYKMIYINFKNQNWLDKIYIDYVNQEAKKRNILSKTKEEIENLNKNLKRKERFLKLFNPELKKIEFEKKDFDENYYEIEYVFNYKDYKINFEYESMGMKSLFRLFDVLDTVNNGGIVFVDEIDMSIHDLYLNRLIEFFAENGKGQFTFTAHNTSILDTLKKYKNSIDFMTEYQEIKPWIKNGNYSPRKQYLEGMLPNMPYNIEYYDFFEIFNTFEEEN; encoded by the coding sequence ATGGAATTTTATCTTTTAGAATTTAGATTAAATGGAATAAAAAATATTGAAAAAACAATTGAAATTAGTTTTTATAAGCAGGATATTCGCAATTTTAATAGGGAAAATTATAATGTTAAAGGAATTTTTGGAAGGAATGGAATTGGGAAAACTGCTGTTATAAAAGGAATTGAAATTTTAAGAAATATTGTATTAGACAGTGACTATTTGATTTTAAAAAGTAGTTTGTTAAATGAAATAATAAGTAAAAAACTTAAAGAGTGTTATTTGTCTGCTGAATTTTTAGTTGTTGATAAAAATAATAAAAAACATATTTTTGAACATTCAATAAGTTTGAAAATAGAAAATGGGAAAATTATTATTACAAAAGAAATAATAAATAAAAAAAAGCTAGATAGAAAAGAGATATTAAAAACATTAATTATAGAAAATGGAAAGATAAACAAAGAGAAGTCAAATTATTTTAAAAATTTAGATGAAATAGAAAAGTTATCAATGAATTTGCTGGATAGAAAAAGTATAATAAAACTGGTTATTGATGATGTTGAAAAAAATATTGAAAAATATGAAACAAATGAATTAAAATCTGAAAAATTTGGAGTTATATATTTATATGTAATGTATTCAAAAATTAATGTCTTTACTCATTTGGAAGATAGTCATTATAAAATGATTTATATCAATTTTAAAAATCAAAATTGGCTTGATAAAATATATATTGATTATGTAAATCAAGAAGCTAAAAAGAGAAATATCTTATCTAAAACAAAAGAAGAAATTGAAAATTTGAATAAAAATTTAAAAAGAAAAGAAAGATTTTTAAAATTATTTAATCCTGAACTAAAAAAAATAGAGTTTGAAAAGAAAGATTTTGATGAAAATTATTATGAAATTGAATATGTTTTCAACTACAAGGATTACAAAATAAATTTTGAATATGAAAGTATGGGAATGAAGTCACTGTTTAGATTATTTGATGTTTTAGATACAGTTAATAATGGTGGAATTGTGTTTGTTGATGAAATAGATATGAGTATTCATGATTTATATTTGAATAGGTTAATTGAGTTTTTTGCTGAAAATGGGAAAGGACAGTTTACGTTTACAGCTCATAATACAAGTATTTTGGATACTTTAAAAAAATATAAAAATTCGATAGATTTTATGACTGAATATCAGGAAATAAAGCCTTGGATAAAAAATGGAAATTATTCTCCAAGAAAGCAGTATTTGGAGGGAATGTTACCCAATATGCCATATAATATTGAATATTATGATTTTTTTGAGATATTTAATACGTTTGAAGAGGAGAATTAA
- a CDS encoding deoxycytidylate deaminase, whose product MSKRDNYLSWDEYFMGIAFLSGMRSKDPSTQVGACIIDEDKKIIGIGYNGFPMGSSDDSMPWGKEGEFLETKYPYVVHAELNAILNSIKSLKNCTIYVTHFPCNECAKAIVQSGIKKVIYFSDKHKSLDSTKASRRIFENAQVETIHLEIDKKAINIQFKD is encoded by the coding sequence ATGTCTAAAAGAGATAACTATTTATCATGGGATGAATATTTTATGGGAATTGCGTTTTTGTCTGGAATGAGAAGCAAAGATCCGTCTACACAGGTGGGAGCATGTATTATTGACGAAGATAAGAAAATAATAGGAATTGGATATAACGGATTTCCGATGGGAAGTTCTGATGACAGTATGCCTTGGGGTAAAGAAGGGGAGTTTTTGGAAACGAAATACCCCTATGTTGTGCATGCTGAACTGAACGCTATCCTTAACAGTATAAAATCATTGAAGAACTGTACTATTTATGTAACACACTTTCCATGCAATGAATGTGCAAAAGCAATCGTGCAGTCAGGAATAAAAAAGGTAATATATTTTTCCGATAAGCACAAGTCGCTTGATTCTACAAAGGCTTCAAGAAGGATTTTTGAAAATGCGCAGGTAGAAACGATACATCTTGAAATTGACAAAAAAGCGATAAATATCCAGTTTAAAGATTAA
- a CDS encoding ECF-type riboflavin transporter substrate-binding protein encodes MEATTIKKVVAMGIGAAIYIVLSRFVAIPTPIPNTTLQVTFAFVALMAFIYGPAVGLGIGFIGHTLNDISGYGSVWFSWVAAAAFFGLATGFLGKIVKIENFNGAKIVKFIVGEVIISLISWVVLAPIIDIAIYKEPQAKAFAQGVTAALGNMIVVAILGTILIFAFSKTIVSKGSLKQE; translated from the coding sequence ATGGAAGCAACAACAATTAAAAAAGTGGTAGCAATGGGAATCGGTGCAGCGATTTATATTGTATTATCAAGATTTGTAGCAATTCCGACACCAATTCCGAATACGACATTGCAAGTGACTTTTGCTTTTGTGGCGTTGATGGCATTTATATATGGACCTGCAGTTGGTCTGGGGATTGGATTTATTGGGCATACGCTTAATGATATTTCGGGATACGGAAGTGTGTGGTTCAGCTGGGTTGCAGCGGCGGCATTTTTTGGGCTGGCAACTGGATTTTTAGGAAAAATTGTTAAAATTGAGAATTTTAATGGAGCAAAAATTGTAAAATTTATAGTGGGAGAAGTAATTATAAGTTTGATAAGCTGGGTAGTTTTAGCTCCAATTATTGATATTGCAATATATAAGGAACCACAGGCGAAAGCATTTGCACAAGGAGTTACAGCGGCACTTGGAAATATGATAGTTGTAGCAATTTTAGGTACAATTTTAATATTTGCATTTTCAAAAACAATAGTAAGCAAAGGAAGCTTAAAACAGGAATAA
- a CDS encoding ABC transporter ATP-binding protein, with the protein MEENRKIAVNFENFTFKYESQSEPTLHNINLKIYEGEKVVIIGPSGSGKSTLGHCINGLVPYFYKGEITGKFEIYGKKCKEVFEHSKYVGTVLQDSDAQFVGLTVAEDIAFALENDEVKTQIMKEKVKEIAKFVKIETLLDLKPHDLSGGQKQKVSLAGIMVEDTNIVLYDEPLANLDPLSGKYAIELIDELHNNKKLTTIIIEHRLEDVLHRGIDRIIVVNEGRIIADDRPDNILTGNLLSSMNIREPLYISLLKYSNVNLEKYSSISNIEKIDFSESKDGILNWIKYNSPKAREKSEETLLKLENISFSYNEKRKILKNIDIDVKKGEMISIVGSNGAGKSTLSKVIAGFEKQDEGKIYYKNLDISDENITKRAEKIGFVLQNPNAMISKVTVFDEVALGLKTRGVSEDEIEKRVIEILEICKLKPFRKWPIKALSYGQKKRVTIASVLVLQPEMIIVDEPTAGQDLFHYREIMEFLKQLNELGITILFITHDMHLMLEYTDKAYVFNEGKIIKSGNPAQILADRNVLEQANLKETSLHYVAEKAGINSEELIRTFVHYEKEQKKAGD; encoded by the coding sequence TTGGAAGAAAATAGAAAAATTGCTGTAAATTTTGAAAATTTTACATTTAAATATGAAAGTCAGTCGGAACCTACATTACATAATATAAATTTGAAAATTTATGAAGGGGAGAAAGTCGTTATAATAGGGCCGTCAGGCTCGGGAAAAAGCACTTTGGGACATTGTATAAATGGACTTGTTCCTTATTTTTACAAGGGGGAAATAACAGGAAAGTTTGAGATTTATGGGAAAAAGTGTAAGGAAGTATTTGAACATTCTAAATATGTGGGAACTGTTCTTCAGGATTCGGATGCACAGTTTGTGGGGCTTACTGTTGCGGAAGATATAGCGTTTGCTCTGGAAAATGATGAAGTAAAGACACAGATTATGAAAGAGAAGGTAAAGGAAATAGCAAAATTTGTAAAAATTGAAACACTGCTTGACTTGAAGCCACATGATTTATCTGGGGGACAGAAGCAGAAAGTGTCACTTGCTGGAATAATGGTGGAGGATACCAACATTGTTCTATATGATGAACCGCTTGCAAATCTTGATCCTTTGAGTGGAAAATACGCTATTGAACTGATAGACGAACTTCATAATAATAAAAAACTAACTACAATAATTATAGAGCATAGGCTTGAAGATGTGCTGCACAGGGGAATTGACAGGATTATTGTTGTGAATGAAGGCAGAATTATTGCTGACGATAGACCAGATAATATTTTAACTGGAAATTTGCTAAGCAGTATGAACATAAGAGAGCCTTTGTATATTTCCTTGCTAAAATACAGTAATGTCAACCTTGAGAAATATAGCAGTATTTCTAATATTGAAAAGATTGACTTTTCTGAATCAAAAGACGGCATTTTAAACTGGATAAAATATAATTCTCCCAAGGCAAGGGAAAAATCTGAAGAAACATTATTAAAACTTGAAAATATATCATTTTCATACAATGAGAAAAGAAAAATATTAAAAAATATAGATATAGATGTAAAAAAAGGTGAAATGATAAGCATAGTTGGTTCAAATGGAGCGGGAAAATCGACGCTGTCAAAGGTTATCGCAGGATTTGAAAAGCAGGATGAAGGAAAGATTTACTATAAAAATTTAGATATAAGTGATGAAAATATAACAAAAAGGGCTGAAAAAATAGGTTTTGTACTGCAAAATCCGAATGCAATGATTTCAAAAGTTACAGTTTTTGATGAAGTAGCATTAGGTCTAAAAACTAGAGGAGTTTCAGAAGATGAAATAGAAAAAAGAGTTATTGAAATTCTGGAAATATGTAAATTAAAGCCATTTAGAAAATGGCCTATAAAAGCACTTAGCTATGGGCAGAAAAAAAGGGTTACAATAGCATCTGTCCTTGTATTACAGCCTGAGATGATAATAGTGGATGAGCCGACAGCAGGGCAGGATTTATTTCATTACAGGGAAATAATGGAATTTTTGAAACAGCTGAATGAATTAGGGATTACAATTTTATTTATAACGCATGATATGCATTTGATGTTAGAGTATACTGACAAGGCATACGTTTTTAATGAAGGTAAAATTATAAAATCAGGAAATCCAGCACAGATTTTGGCAGATAGGAATGTGTTGGAACAGGCAAATTTGAAGGAAACTTCACTTCACTATGTGGCGGAAAAGGCTGGGATAAATTCGGAAGAGCTTATAAGAACATTTGTGCATTATGAAAAAGAGCAGAAAAAGGCGGGTGATTAG
- a CDS encoding energy-coupling factor transporter transmembrane component T family protein, whose amino-acid sequence MAGTFLLEYIEKDSVIHRLNGAAKLICFILWTVAIMFTYDTRLLLILTFLGFVLFRISKIKFNEIKIVFYLITIFLVLNLIMIFLFSPLEGTKIYGTRHDILKIFGNYVITKEQLFYEFNIFVKYFSVIPVALLFIITTNPSEFASSLNRIGVPYKFSYAVSIALRYIPTVQEDFVTISKAQQAKGIDISKNVKLITRIKNISYTLMPLIFSSIEKIDIISNAMILRGFGKRKKRTWYQARKMKMPDIIAIVVTAIFVIISIVLIKINGGRFYNPFVN is encoded by the coding sequence ATGGCAGGTACATTTTTACTGGAATATATCGAAAAGGATTCTGTGATTCATAGACTAAATGGAGCGGCAAAACTGATTTGTTTCATATTGTGGACTGTTGCGATTATGTTTACTTACGATACGAGGCTTCTTTTAATTTTGACATTTTTAGGATTTGTACTTTTCAGAATTTCCAAAATAAAGTTTAATGAAATAAAAATTGTATTTTATCTAATTACTATTTTTCTTGTATTAAATTTAATTATGATTTTTTTATTTTCTCCGCTTGAAGGAACAAAAATTTATGGAACAAGGCATGATATTTTGAAAATTTTTGGAAATTATGTAATAACAAAGGAACAGCTGTTTTATGAGTTTAATATATTTGTCAAGTATTTTTCGGTTATTCCTGTCGCTTTGCTGTTTATAATTACAACAAATCCAAGCGAGTTTGCGTCTTCATTAAACAGGATAGGTGTGCCGTACAAATTTTCTTATGCAGTTTCAATTGCACTAAGATATATTCCAACTGTGCAAGAGGACTTTGTTACAATTAGCAAGGCACAGCAGGCAAAAGGAATAGATATTTCCAAAAATGTAAAATTAATAACAAGAATAAAAAATATATCCTATACATTAATGCCGTTAATATTTTCAAGCATTGAAAAAATAGATATTATAAGCAATGCAATGATTTTAAGAGGATTTGGAAAAAGAAAAAAGAGAACGTGGTATCAGGCAAGAAAAATGAAAATGCCAGATATCATAGCAATCGTTGTAACAGCAATATTTGTAATTATTTCAATTGTACTTATAAAAATAAATGGTGGAAGATTTTATAATCCTTTTGTAAATTAG
- a CDS encoding uracil-DNA glycosylase encodes MVNIGNDWDEIFKKEKEFEKDYYLDLRKFLVKEYKTKTIYPDKNEIFSAFKLTSYKDCKVVILGQDPYHGENQAHGMAFSVKQGVALPPSLKNIYKEIENEFGYKMSKNGFLEKWAKQGVLLLNTALTVVAGNANSHSKIGWEIFTDNVIKYLNEREEPIIFILWGNNAKSKKAFIDTNRHYILESVHPSPLSASRGFFGCGHFKKVNDILKELGKEEIDWQI; translated from the coding sequence ATGGTTAATATCGGAAATGACTGGGATGAAATTTTTAAAAAAGAAAAAGAATTTGAAAAAGATTACTATTTGGATTTGAGAAAATTTTTAGTGAAAGAATATAAGACAAAAACAATTTATCCTGATAAAAATGAGATTTTTTCTGCATTTAAGCTAACTAGTTATAAGGACTGCAAAGTTGTAATTCTAGGACAGGATCCGTATCATGGTGAAAATCAGGCACATGGAATGGCATTTTCTGTAAAGCAGGGAGTTGCCTTGCCACCTTCCCTAAAAAATATTTATAAAGAAATTGAAAATGAATTTGGGTATAAAATGAGTAAAAATGGATTTCTTGAAAAATGGGCAAAACAGGGAGTATTGCTTTTAAATACGGCACTTACTGTAGTTGCTGGAAATGCCAACTCACATTCAAAAATAGGCTGGGAGATTTTTACAGATAATGTGATAAAATATTTGAATGAACGTGAAGAGCCAATAATTTTCATACTTTGGGGAAATAATGCCAAAAGCAAGAAAGCCTTTATTGATACAAATAGACACTATATTTTGGAAAGTGTTCATCCAAGCCCATTATCTGCAAGCCGTGGATTTTTTGGCTGTGGACACTTTAAGAAAGTTAATGATATTTTGAAAGAACTAGGGAAAGAGGAAATTGACTGGCAAATATAA
- a CDS encoding GNAT family N-acetyltransferase: protein MNFRKSTFDDVERILEIIEKAKIELRKLGLDQWQNGYPDRKVIENDVKNGISYVLEEISEKNDKSENQISKKIIGTIVLSPKKEEPYSKIEGKWITNDDYIVIHRLAVDSEIKNKGIATKILEFSEKECIKNKMLSIKADTHENNEPMKRFLEKNGFSYCGVIYLDREPDVGEKRIAYEKIIKIPHKLF, encoded by the coding sequence GTGAATTTTAGAAAATCAACTTTTGATGATGTGGAGAGAATTTTGGAAATCATCGAAAAAGCAAAAATTGAACTAAGGAAACTTGGTTTAGATCAATGGCAAAATGGATATCCAGATCGAAAAGTTATTGAAAATGATGTGAAAAATGGGATTAGTTATGTTTTAGAAGAAATTTCCGAAAAGAATGATAAATCCGAAAATCAGATTTCTAAAAAAATTATCGGAACTATTGTATTGTCGCCTAAAAAGGAAGAGCCATATTCTAAAATTGAAGGAAAATGGATAACAAATGATGATTATATTGTAATTCACAGGCTGGCAGTTGATTCTGAAATAAAGAATAAAGGGATTGCAACAAAGATATTAGAATTTTCGGAAAAAGAGTGCATAAAAAACAAAATGCTCAGTATAAAAGCAGATACACATGAAAACAATGAACCAATGAAGAGATTTCTTGAAAAGAATGGATTCAGCTACTGCGGTGTGATTTATTTGGATAGAGAGCCTGATGTTGGGGAAAAGAGAATTGCCTATGAGAAAATAATAAAAATACCACATAAATTATTTTAA
- a CDS encoding trans-sulfuration enzyme family protein, with the protein MRFETKTIHGIRKEKKKELWGTNVNFASTFPVAEFGVTQEFEYSRVSAPTRNELEEILAALENGKYGYAFSSGMATTTSVFTMFKAGDHIILGQDIYGGTYRIVHDIYSKFGLEYTFVDTTDLNNIRNAIKENTKAIFIETPSNPLLDVTDMRGVAEIAKEHSLITIADNTFMTPYLQKPLDFGIDIVIHSATKFLSGHHDLLAGVAITNDEELAEKIKFSQVAAGALISPFDSWLLMRSLKTLKLRVEAAQTNAEKLIEFFQSHDAVDKIYYPALDTNKGKKIHESQATGGGSVFSFTLKDDSKVKTFFESLKVALFAASLGGAETLVTHPSTITHAEMPDEEKEARGFTNSLIRIAVGFENIDDLIEDFKQALEK; encoded by the coding sequence ATGAGATTTGAAACAAAAACGATACATGGGATAAGAAAAGAAAAGAAGAAGGAATTATGGGGAACAAATGTTAATTTTGCTTCAACTTTTCCTGTGGCAGAATTTGGAGTGACGCAGGAATTTGAATATTCAAGAGTTTCGGCTCCTACGAGAAATGAGCTTGAAGAAATACTTGCTGCATTGGAAAATGGGAAATATGGATATGCCTTTTCATCTGGAATGGCGACTACAACGTCTGTATTTACAATGTTTAAAGCTGGAGATCATATTATTTTAGGCCAGGATATTTATGGTGGGACTTATAGGATTGTTCACGATATTTATTCAAAATTTGGATTGGAATACACTTTTGTCGATACAACTGACCTAAATAATATCCGAAATGCAATTAAGGAAAATACAAAGGCTATTTTTATTGAAACTCCGTCAAATCCATTGCTTGATGTTACGGATATGAGAGGAGTTGCAGAGATTGCAAAAGAGCATAGCTTGATAACAATTGCAGACAATACTTTTATGACTCCGTATTTACAGAAACCGCTTGATTTTGGGATTGACATTGTAATTCATAGTGCAACTAAATTTTTGTCTGGGCATCATGATTTGCTGGCTGGAGTTGCGATTACAAATGATGAGGAGCTTGCGGAAAAAATTAAGTTTTCACAAGTTGCGGCTGGAGCCTTAATTTCTCCATTTGACAGCTGGCTTTTGATGAGAAGTCTTAAAACATTGAAGCTTAGAGTGGAAGCGGCACAAACGAATGCAGAAAAACTGATAGAATTTTTTCAAAGCCATGATGCAGTTGATAAAATTTACTATCCGGCTTTGGATACAAATAAAGGTAAAAAAATTCATGAAAGTCAGGCAACAGGCGGAGGTTCAGTATTCTCATTTACTTTAAAGGACGATTCAAAAGTAAAAACATTTTTTGAAAGCTTGAAAGTGGCGCTATTTGCAGCGAGTCTTGGTGGAGCAGAAACTTTGGTAACTCATCCAAGTACAATTACGCACGCCGAAATGCCTGATGAAGAAAAAGAGGCTAGAGGATTTACAAATTCATTGATAAGAATAGCTGTTGGATTTGAGAATATTGATGATTTGATTGAAGATTTTAAACAGGCATTGGAAAAATAA
- a CDS encoding thermonuclease family protein gives MATKRRRKTGRSSKVGNEKLIAAIITVLLAIFGFAYNGVNSKSSKKRAKTINSKKSTAAKSTKNNSSNAKVLQNPTILKGYQAVKVSDGDTMNVQKVENGKFTGEVIKIRMFGIDAPEKTQDYGNESKQALEKLVSGKTLEIEEKNRDRYGRTVAVVYADGKNVNEEMVKAGNAWWYQEYDKNDTRMQAYQENAKKNKLGLFGKRGYIEPWNYRREKKAAATGRTKSK, from the coding sequence ATGGCAACAAAAAGAAGAAGAAAAACTGGAAGAAGTTCAAAAGTTGGAAATGAAAAATTAATTGCCGCGATAATTACTGTATTATTAGCAATATTTGGATTTGCATACAATGGAGTTAATTCAAAATCGAGTAAAAAAAGAGCAAAAACAATCAATTCCAAAAAAAGTACAGCTGCAAAAAGTACAAAAAATAATTCTTCAAATGCTAAAGTTCTGCAAAATCCAACTATTCTGAAAGGTTATCAGGCTGTAAAAGTCAGCGATGGAGATACTATGAATGTTCAGAAAGTGGAAAATGGAAAATTTACTGGGGAAGTTATAAAAATCAGGATGTTTGGAATTGATGCTCCTGAAAAGACGCAGGATTATGGTAATGAAAGCAAACAGGCACTGGAAAAGCTGGTGAGTGGAAAGACACTTGAAATTGAGGAGAAAAACAGGGATAGATATGGCAGAACAGTGGCTGTAGTCTATGCTGACGGAAAAAATGTAAATGAGGAAATGGTAAAGGCTGGGAATGCGTGGTGGTATCAGGAATACGATAAAAATGATACTAGAATGCAGGCTTATCAGGAAAATGCCAAAAAGAATAAACTTGGACTGTTTGGGAAAAGAGGATATATAGAGCCGTGGAATTACAGAAGAGAGAAAAAGGCGGCAGCAACGGGCAGAACTAAAAGTAAATAA
- the obgE gene encoding GTPase ObgE has translation MFIDESVITVISGNGGDGAATFRREKFVQFGGPDGGDGGKGGDIVFIADPNINTLVDFKSSKKFKAQDGTKGSAARSTGKSGEDLIIKVPVGTMIRDFETNKLLLDLDSPNEKVIFLKGGDGGRGNIHFKSSVKKAPRIAESGREGVELKIKLELKLLADVALVGYPSVGKSSFINKVSAAKSKVASYHFTTLKPKLGVVRMGDEESFVVADVPGLIEGAHEGVGLGDRFLKHIERCKLIIHIVDISGLDGRNPKEDFIKINHELKNYSEKLSQKRQIVVANKIDMLYEDEKYDEFEKFVKENGAEYVYPVSVIANDGLKLVLSKAWELIQEIPREELEEVYSVEELIQENNRKEDWIVKKTADNVFEVDGRIVDDVLKKYVFIGEEGIINFLQKMRSLGMETELEKAGVEEGGIIIIAGYEFEYVI, from the coding sequence ATGTTTATAGATGAAAGTGTAATTACGGTAATTTCTGGAAACGGAGGAGATGGAGCGGCTACATTCAGACGTGAAAAATTTGTCCAGTTTGGAGGGCCTGACGGTGGAGATGGCGGAAAAGGCGGAGATATTGTCTTTATCGCTGATCCGAATATTAACACTCTTGTGGATTTTAAGAGCAGTAAAAAATTTAAGGCACAAGACGGGACAAAAGGGTCTGCTGCACGTTCTACTGGAAAATCAGGGGAAGACTTGATTATAAAAGTTCCAGTTGGAACAATGATTAGGGATTTTGAAACTAATAAACTGCTGCTCGACTTGGATAGTCCAAATGAAAAAGTAATATTTTTAAAAGGTGGAGACGGCGGACGTGGAAACATTCATTTCAAATCATCAGTAAAAAAAGCTCCAAGAATTGCAGAAAGTGGGCGTGAAGGTGTAGAGTTAAAAATAAAGCTGGAATTAAAACTGCTTGCTGATGTGGCTCTCGTGGGTTATCCAAGTGTAGGAAAATCAAGTTTTATTAATAAAGTGTCAGCTGCCAAATCAAAAGTTGCAAGTTACCATTTTACAACATTAAAACCTAAATTGGGGGTTGTCAGAATGGGAGATGAGGAAAGTTTTGTGGTGGCGGATGTGCCAGGACTTATTGAAGGTGCTCACGAAGGAGTGGGACTTGGAGATAGATTTTTAAAGCATATTGAAAGATGTAAGCTGATTATTCATATTGTCGATATTTCAGGCCTTGATGGGCGTAACCCTAAAGAAGATTTTATAAAAATAAATCACGAATTAAAAAATTACAGCGAAAAGTTATCTCAAAAGAGGCAGATTGTAGTAGCAAATAAAATTGATATGCTCTATGAAGATGAAAAATACGATGAATTTGAAAAATTTGTGAAGGAAAATGGAGCAGAATACGTGTATCCAGTTTCTGTAATCGCAAATGACGGATTAAAACTAGTTTTATCAAAGGCGTGGGAATTAATTCAGGAAATACCTAGAGAAGAGCTGGAAGAAGTTTATTCGGTTGAGGAACTAATTCAGGAAAATAACAGGAAAGAAGACTGGATTGTTAAGAAAACAGCTGACAATGTATTTGAAGTGGATGGACGTATTGTGGATGATGTGCTTAAAAAGTATGTGTTTATTGGAGAAGAAGGAATAATAAATTTCCTTCAGAAGATGAGAAGTCTTGGAATGGAGACAGAGCTTGAAAAGGCTGGGGTTGAAGAAGGAGGTATTATAATTATTGCTGGATACGAATTTGAATATGTGATTTAG
- the miaA gene encoding tRNA (adenosine(37)-N6)-dimethylallyltransferase MiaA: MQKKLKGIVIAGATGVGKTDLSVKLAKQLNAVIISADASQVYKELNIGTAKIAHEEMQGIPHYMIDLVNPDEDYSVGDFERAVNAILNENCQNTEKNVIIAGGTGLYIKSITDGFAQLPSKDEKIRADLESRNIEELQEMLKRLDKKSYDEIDLSNKLRLVRAIEVCLLTGGKFSELRVQNVKNNSYEFLKIFLTRDRKELYERINKRVDIMISKGLVEEVHKIYTKYNKGCFKISSIGYKELFCYFDGKITLEEAIEEIKKESRRYAKRQMTWFKKEKNYITYNLSELTEDEVMKNIFEKWKKF, translated from the coding sequence ATGCAAAAAAAATTAAAAGGGATTGTTATTGCAGGTGCGACGGGAGTTGGGAAAACGGATTTGTCAGTAAAACTTGCAAAACAGCTAAATGCAGTGATTATATCGGCAGATGCATCTCAAGTTTATAAGGAACTGAATATTGGAACAGCAAAGATAGCTCATGAAGAAATGCAGGGAATACCACATTATATGATTGACCTTGTAAACCCTGATGAAGATTATTCTGTGGGAGATTTTGAAAGAGCTGTAAATGCTATTTTGAATGAAAATTGTCAAAATACTGAAAAAAATGTTATTATTGCAGGTGGAACAGGACTTTATATAAAATCAATTACAGATGGATTTGCACAGTTGCCGTCAAAAGATGAAAAAATTAGAGCTGATTTAGAAAGCAGGAATATAGAAGAATTACAGGAGATGCTAAAAAGGCTCGATAAAAAGTCTTATGATGAGATTGATTTATCCAACAAATTACGATTAGTCAGGGCTATTGAAGTTTGTCTTTTGACTGGTGGAAAATTTAGTGAACTGCGTGTTCAAAATGTCAAGAATAATAGCTATGAATTTCTCAAAATCTTTCTTACGCGGGATAGGAAAGAACTTTATGAGCGTATTAACAAGCGAGTGGACATTATGATTTCAAAGGGGCTTGTTGAAGAAGTGCACAAAATATATACGAAATATAACAAAGGTTGTTTCAAAATATCGTCGATAGGCTACAAGGAATTATTTTGCTATTTTGATGGGAAAATAACGTTAGAGGAAGCTATTGAAGAAATAAAAAAGGAAAGTCGAAGATATGCAAAAAGACAAATGACATGGTTCAAAAAAGAAAAAAACTATATTACTTATAATTTGTCAGAATTAACTGAAGACGAAGTAATGAAAAATATTTTTGAAAAATGGAAAAAATTTTAG